A window of the Coprobacter fastidiosus genome harbors these coding sequences:
- the purN gene encoding phosphoribosylglycinamide formyltransferase, protein MNTHIAIFASGSGTNAENIIQYFSKSKSIEVSLVVSNRSDAYVLERARLLKVPELIITKKEFSESEYYVLTKLRDFHIDFIVLAGFLLQIPKYLIQAYPGAIINIHPALLPRFGGKGMYGDHVHKAVVEAGEKESGITIHYVNEHYDSGAIIHQEKCTVDPADTYEDVARKVHRLEYEFYPRIIEDIVSRL, encoded by the coding sequence ATGAATACACACATTGCCATATTTGCTTCCGGTTCGGGTACTAATGCAGAGAACATTATTCAATATTTTTCCAAATCGAAGAGTATTGAAGTTTCCCTTGTTGTTTCTAACAGGTCGGATGCTTATGTCCTTGAGCGTGCCCGGTTATTGAAAGTTCCTGAACTTATCATTACGAAAAAGGAGTTTTCTGAATCGGAGTATTATGTACTGACAAAACTTCGGGATTTTCATATCGATTTTATCGTTTTGGCCGGTTTTTTATTGCAGATCCCGAAGTATTTGATTCAGGCATATCCCGGTGCAATTATAAATATCCATCCTGCGTTGTTACCTCGTTTCGGTGGGAAGGGTATGTATGGAGATCATGTTCATAAAGCTGTTGTCGAGGCGGGAGAGAAAGAAAGCGGTATAACGATACATTATGTAAACGAACACTATGATTCAGGGGCTATTATTCATCAAGAAAAATGTACGGTAGATCCGGCTGATACTTATGAAGATGTAGCTCGAAAAGTGCACCGATTGGAGTATGAGTTTTATCCTCGGATAATTGAGGATATTGTCTCACGACTATGA
- a CDS encoding acyl carrier protein: MSEIASRVKAIIVDKLGVEESEVTPEASFTNDLGADSLDTVELIMEFEKEFGITIPDDQAEKIGTVGDAVSYIEANAK, translated from the coding sequence ATGTCTGAAATTGCATCAAGAGTAAAAGCAATCATCGTTGACAAATTAGGAGTAGAAGAATCTGAAGTTACACCAGAAGCAAGCTTCACAAACGATCTTGGAGCAGATTCTCTTGACACTGTAGAATTGATCATGGAATTCGAAAAAGAATTCGGTATCACGATTCCTGATGATCAAGCAGAAAAAATCGGAACTGTTGGCGATGCTGTATCATACATCGAAGCTAACGCGAAGTAA
- the fabF gene encoding beta-ketoacyl-ACP synthase II gives MELKRVVVTGLGAVTPLGLNVDETWEALLNGVSGAGPITHFDASQFKTQFACEVKNFDPTLYLDKKEVRKFDRYAQFAVAAAKEAVGDSALDLEKVDKNRVGVIFAAGIGGIRTFEEEVGGYFTNIERGPKFNPFFIPKMIADIAAGHISMIYGFHGPNYATVSACASSTHSLIDAFNNIRLGKADVIVTGGAEAAISVAGIGGFNAMHAISTRNEDPQTASRPFSASRDGFVMGEGGVCLILEELNHALARGAKIYAEVVGGGMSADAYHLTATHPEGLGAKLVMQNALSDAEMKPEEVDYINVHGTSTPVGDISEVKAIKSVFGDHAYELNISSTKSMTGHLLGAAGAIEAMICVKTVENDIVPPTINFTEGDEDPEIDYKLNFTFNKPQKRTVNVALSNTFGFGGHNASIIVKKFKG, from the coding sequence ATGGAATTAAAAAGAGTTGTTGTAACAGGTCTGGGGGCAGTTACGCCATTGGGACTCAACGTTGATGAAACTTGGGAAGCCCTGTTGAATGGAGTAAGTGGTGCCGGACCTATTACTCATTTTGATGCTTCACAATTCAAGACACAGTTTGCTTGTGAAGTAAAAAATTTCGACCCTACACTTTATCTCGATAAAAAAGAGGTGCGCAAATTCGACCGATATGCGCAATTTGCTGTTGCTGCAGCAAAAGAAGCTGTCGGAGATTCGGCTTTAGACCTTGAAAAAGTAGATAAAAACAGGGTGGGAGTTATATTTGCTGCCGGTATCGGTGGTATACGGACTTTTGAAGAAGAAGTCGGCGGATACTTTACCAACATAGAACGCGGCCCTAAATTCAATCCGTTTTTCATCCCTAAAATGATTGCCGACATCGCTGCCGGTCATATCTCTATGATTTACGGATTTCATGGTCCTAACTATGCAACGGTTTCGGCTTGTGCATCATCTACTCATTCCCTGATCGATGCATTCAATAATATTCGTTTAGGAAAAGCCGATGTTATCGTAACTGGTGGAGCTGAAGCAGCAATATCCGTAGCAGGAATCGGTGGATTTAACGCAATGCACGCCATTTCGACCCGCAATGAAGATCCCCAAACGGCATCTCGCCCATTCAGTGCTAGCCGTGACGGTTTCGTTATGGGAGAAGGCGGTGTTTGCCTTATACTCGAAGAATTGAATCACGCTTTAGCTCGTGGAGCAAAAATATATGCAGAAGTTGTCGGTGGCGGTATGTCTGCAGACGCCTATCACTTGACAGCAACTCACCCTGAAGGTCTCGGAGCAAAATTAGTTATGCAAAATGCCCTGAGTGATGCAGAGATGAAGCCTGAAGAAGTAGATTATATTAATGTACACGGTACATCGACACCGGTAGGCGATATATCGGAAGTTAAGGCGATCAAATCTGTATTCGGAGATCATGCTTATGAGCTGAATATAAGTTCAACCAAATCGATGACCGGACACTTATTAGGTGCAGCCGGAGCTATTGAAGCTATGATTTGTGTAAAAACCGTTGAAAATGACATCGTTCCTCCGACAATAAACTTTACCGAAGGAGATGAAGATCCGGAAATTGATTACAAATTGAATTTTACATTCAACAAACCTCAAAAGAGGACTGTTAATGTAGCTCTGTCCAATACTTTCGGATTCGGCGGTCATAATGCAAGCATCATCGTAAAGAAATTCAAAGGATAA
- the rnc gene encoding ribonuclease III, whose amino-acid sequence MQKHKGPYSLFYQILGFYPNNINLYEQAFVHRSSDIRTQEGQRINNERLEFLGDAILDAVVSDILFNKFPNKKEGFLSNTRSKIVKRDTLNDIAIKMGLDKLVQTSIRTNTHNNYIYGNAFEAFIGAIYLDQGYETCKTFIQDRIIAPYIDLSVIARKEVNFKSKLIEWGQKNRIDVSFSLIEAFTDKENNPIFQFQAILAGNPCGIGIGYSKKEAQQNAAQIALTRVKNDQTFAQSILSAQKKQELNLSEKENNENFREQFSLSFTNHDSPDKPHES is encoded by the coding sequence GTGCAAAAGCACAAAGGGCCGTATTCTTTGTTTTATCAAATACTCGGATTCTACCCCAATAATATAAATTTATACGAACAGGCATTTGTCCACCGTTCATCGGATATCCGTACCCAAGAAGGGCAACGAATCAACAACGAACGATTAGAATTTTTAGGGGATGCAATTCTCGACGCAGTTGTCTCAGATATCCTGTTCAATAAATTTCCGAATAAAAAAGAAGGCTTTTTATCCAATACACGATCAAAAATCGTAAAAAGAGATACACTGAACGACATTGCCATAAAAATGGGATTGGATAAACTCGTACAGACTTCTATCCGGACAAATACTCATAACAATTATATTTACGGCAATGCTTTCGAAGCCTTCATCGGAGCTATATATCTTGATCAAGGGTATGAAACATGCAAAACATTTATCCAAGACCGCATAATCGCACCTTATATAGATTTATCGGTAATTGCACGGAAAGAAGTCAATTTCAAATCAAAATTGATAGAATGGGGACAAAAAAACCGTATCGATGTATCGTTCTCTCTCATCGAAGCCTTTACTGACAAAGAAAATAATCCCATATTTCAGTTTCAAGCAATTCTCGCCGGAAATCCATGTGGAATAGGGATCGGCTATTCTAAAAAAGAAGCTCAACAAAATGCAGCACAAATAGCCTTAACTCGTGTAAAAAACGACCAAACATTCGCCCAATCAATACTTAGTGCACAAAAAAAACAGGAATTAAATCTTTCAGAAAAAGAAAATAACGAAAATTTTAGAGAGCAATTCTCCTTATCTTTTACAAACCACGATTCTCCAGATAAACCTCACGAATCTTAA
- a CDS encoding C10 family peptidase, with amino-acid sequence MKQILQKLLIVTFLLALTQLLHARKIEVTDALSTAKNFIANTEYGKIRQKAIATNLELVYTESDANAPLYYVFNITGGGFVITAADDRATEILAYVDKGSYNPSTLPANMRWWLGEYARQIKAVCSMPEVTEQTHAAKAVKTEIKPLLETEWSQEAPFNQLCSYNNGTSISPALTGCVATAMSQIMYFHKWPEKGTGSYSYDYSIDVNGKEVQQHKESNFAEHTYDYAAMIPSYRSGYTQQQADAVALLMFDCAISVNSLFNDTNIGTAGASNWAVYSFQDYFGYAKTAAEISRSNITNDDEWETLVYNDLQAGLPIFYSGNDDSGSGHTFVCDGYKDGLFHINWGWEGTFNGYFALSGSDALNPYTGAGLHGQGYHNDQRIITGLKPAKASSGVVAQDAITISQNSATRGDELFVSGNMINISNTEEVYMGLELTDVATGEKIIAGITDYTFAPGNRFSALLLNTSDIVKNGTFEVWPVYQISGTTEWIRIEAATGQNKAPQLTISGKTPTIYVTAPISFEHGNFTSIENLKLYVKLQALENVSNIEFRAYFKQPWDGQTGATLTGTVASLENGDITTLVLTPLGSTANLRQEIPYSLELYLYENEQNVKIPISSNTKINNAMIVSAEKEEELGIENVTTDNTIVDVFTIDGVLIRHKVSNDRALENLPKGIYIVNGRKMLVK; translated from the coding sequence ATGAAACAGATTTTACAAAAACTACTGATTGTAACTTTTTTACTCGCACTTACACAGCTATTGCATGCCCGTAAAATTGAAGTTACCGACGCTCTATCAACGGCTAAAAATTTTATTGCTAATACTGAATACGGCAAAATACGACAAAAGGCTATTGCCACAAACTTGGAACTCGTATACACCGAGAGCGATGCCAATGCTCCTCTCTACTACGTGTTCAACATAACTGGAGGCGGTTTTGTCATTACCGCTGCCGACGACCGCGCAACAGAGATACTTGCATACGTAGACAAGGGTTCATACAATCCCTCAACACTGCCCGCAAACATGCGCTGGTGGCTTGGCGAATACGCCCGGCAAATAAAGGCAGTATGCTCCATGCCGGAAGTTACAGAGCAAACACACGCCGCTAAAGCCGTAAAAACAGAAATAAAGCCCTTGCTCGAAACCGAATGGTCACAAGAAGCCCCATTCAATCAACTTTGCAGTTACAATAATGGTACAAGTATCTCACCCGCTTTAACCGGATGTGTAGCCACCGCAATGTCGCAAATCATGTATTTCCACAAATGGCCCGAAAAGGGCACGGGATCGTACAGCTACGACTACTCGATAGACGTAAACGGCAAAGAAGTACAGCAACACAAGGAAAGCAACTTTGCTGAGCACACATACGATTATGCAGCCATGATACCCTCATACCGTTCCGGCTACACACAACAGCAAGCCGATGCAGTGGCTCTTTTGATGTTCGACTGTGCAATTAGCGTAAATTCGCTTTTCAATGACACAAACATAGGCACAGCCGGCGCATCGAACTGGGCTGTTTATTCATTTCAAGATTACTTTGGATATGCAAAAACAGCAGCAGAGATAAGCCGCAGCAACATTACTAACGATGATGAATGGGAAACGCTTGTATACAACGACTTACAAGCAGGACTTCCGATTTTCTACTCCGGTAATGACGATAGCGGCAGCGGACACACGTTCGTTTGCGATGGTTACAAAGATGGCCTTTTCCATATTAATTGGGGATGGGAAGGTACTTTTAACGGATACTTTGCCCTATCGGGTAGCGATGCCCTCAATCCTTATACCGGAGCAGGACTTCACGGTCAAGGCTACCATAACGACCAGCGTATTATAACAGGACTAAAGCCGGCTAAAGCCAGCAGTGGTGTTGTTGCACAAGACGCCATTACCATTTCGCAAAACTCGGCAACTCGCGGTGATGAACTATTCGTTTCGGGAAACATGATAAATATCTCCAACACCGAGGAAGTTTACATGGGATTAGAATTGACTGATGTAGCAACGGGTGAGAAAATTATAGCGGGTATAACCGACTACACCTTTGCTCCGGGTAACCGTTTCAGCGCATTGCTACTGAACACGAGCGATATTGTAAAGAACGGCACATTCGAAGTATGGCCGGTTTACCAAATAAGCGGCACCACAGAATGGATACGCATAGAAGCGGCTACGGGTCAGAACAAAGCACCGCAACTTACCATTTCGGGCAAAACACCGACAATATACGTAACCGCACCTATCAGTTTCGAACACGGGAATTTCACATCTATAGAAAACCTCAAACTTTATGTAAAACTGCAAGCTCTCGAGAACGTAAGTAACATAGAATTCCGCGCATATTTCAAGCAACCTTGGGACGGTCAGACCGGAGCTACATTGACCGGTACTGTTGCTTCACTGGAAAACGGAGACATAACCACCCTTGTCCTCACACCGCTCGGCTCTACGGCCAATCTGCGACAAGAGATACCTTACTCGCTCGAACTATACTTGTACGAAAACGAACAGAATGTCAAAATTCCGATTTCGAGCAATACCAAGATTAACAACGCTATGATTGTAAGCGCAGAAAAAGAAGAAGAACTCGGTATCGAGAACGTAACGACCGACAATACCATAGTAGACGTTTTCACGATTGACGGTGTTTTGATTCGTCACAAAGTAAGCAATGACAGAGCTTTGGAAAACCTTCCTAAAGGCATATACATTGTAAACGGACGCAAGATGTTGGTAAAATAA
- the pnp gene encoding polyribonucleotide nucleotidyltransferase, whose product MINPIKKTIDLGDGRTITIETGKLAKQADGAVEVRMGNTMLLATVVSAQEAGEGVDFMPLQVEYKEKYSAYGRFPGGFTKREGRASDYEILTARLVDRVLRPLFPDNYHADTFVNIIMFSSDGHDMPDALAGLAASAALAVSDIPFNGPISEVRVARIDGQFKINPTFEELEKADIDIMVGATMENIMMVEGEMDEVSEAELLEAMKVAHEAIKKQCQVQIELAEAVGSTVKRTYCHEVNDEELRKDVWEKCYDKAYAIAQSGNANKHARSEAFEAIVTEYLAGMDAEAAAEKEALVKRYYHDVEKEAVRRCILDEGKRLDGRTTTQIRPIWCEVDYLPGPHGSAVFTRGETQSLSTVTLGTKLDEKIVDDVLDQTRERFLLHYNFPPFSTGEAKAQRGVGRREIGHGNLANRALKRMIPKDYPYVIRIVSDILESNGSSSMATVCAGTLALMDAGVKIKKPVSGIAMGLITDKDNVKFAILSDILGDEDHLGDMDFKVTGTKDGITATQMDIKVDGLSYEVLEKALAQAREGRMHILGKILETIPEPRPDMKPHAPRIETLTIPKDMIGAVIGPGGKIIQGIQEATGAVVTIEEVDNIGRIEIAAPCRESIDAALSRIKGIVAVPEEGEVYTGKVKSILAFGAFIEFMPGKDGLLHISEISWDRIESMEQSGIKEGDEVTVKLIEIDKKTGKFRLSMKALQPRPERQDKRDRSKKENKD is encoded by the coding sequence ATGATTAATCCTATTAAGAAAACGATCGATTTAGGAGATGGAAGAACCATCACGATCGAAACTGGAAAATTGGCTAAACAAGCTGACGGGGCAGTAGAAGTCCGAATGGGTAATACCATGCTTTTGGCTACCGTAGTGTCGGCACAGGAAGCCGGCGAAGGGGTGGATTTTATGCCCTTACAAGTAGAGTATAAAGAGAAATATTCAGCTTACGGGCGTTTCCCGGGAGGTTTTACAAAGAGAGAAGGCCGTGCTTCGGATTATGAAATCTTGACGGCACGTTTGGTTGACCGTGTATTACGTCCTTTGTTCCCTGATAATTATCATGCAGATACGTTCGTAAATATAATAATGTTTTCTTCTGACGGTCACGATATGCCCGATGCATTAGCCGGATTGGCAGCATCAGCAGCTCTTGCCGTTTCTGATATTCCGTTTAACGGTCCTATCTCTGAAGTTCGTGTTGCTCGTATCGACGGACAATTTAAAATTAATCCTACATTCGAAGAGTTGGAAAAAGCCGATATCGATATTATGGTAGGAGCGACTATGGAAAATATCATGATGGTAGAGGGAGAAATGGATGAAGTTTCGGAAGCAGAATTGCTCGAAGCGATGAAAGTCGCTCATGAAGCTATCAAGAAACAGTGTCAGGTGCAAATCGAATTGGCGGAAGCTGTCGGTTCTACTGTAAAACGTACCTATTGCCATGAAGTGAATGACGAAGAACTTCGTAAGGATGTTTGGGAAAAATGTTATGACAAGGCTTATGCTATAGCACAGTCTGGTAATGCGAATAAACATGCTCGTTCTGAAGCTTTTGAAGCTATCGTAACCGAGTATCTTGCCGGGATGGATGCTGAGGCTGCCGCAGAAAAGGAAGCTTTGGTAAAACGCTATTATCATGATGTCGAGAAAGAAGCTGTTCGTCGGTGTATTTTGGATGAAGGGAAACGTTTGGACGGTCGTACCACGACACAAATTCGTCCTATCTGGTGTGAGGTGGATTATCTTCCAGGACCTCACGGATCGGCAGTATTTACACGTGGAGAAACTCAATCTTTGTCAACAGTGACATTGGGTACTAAACTGGATGAGAAAATTGTTGACGATGTGCTGGACCAAACTCGTGAGCGTTTCTTACTTCATTATAATTTCCCTCCGTTCTCTACCGGTGAGGCTAAAGCGCAAAGAGGAGTCGGCCGTCGGGAAATCGGTCATGGTAATTTGGCAAATCGTGCATTGAAACGGATGATCCCTAAAGACTATCCTTATGTGATTCGTATCGTGTCGGATATTCTTGAATCAAACGGCTCTTCTTCTATGGCAACGGTTTGTGCCGGAACTTTGGCATTGATGGATGCCGGGGTTAAAATCAAGAAGCCTGTATCCGGTATCGCTATGGGATTGATTACGGATAAAGATAATGTGAAATTTGCTATATTGTCCGATATACTTGGAGATGAAGACCATCTTGGAGACATGGACTTTAAGGTAACAGGTACAAAAGACGGTATTACGGCAACCCAAATGGATATAAAAGTTGACGGACTTTCTTATGAAGTACTTGAAAAGGCTTTAGCACAAGCTCGTGAAGGTCGTATGCATATACTTGGTAAAATTCTTGAAACGATACCAGAACCGCGTCCTGACATGAAACCTCATGCTCCGCGGATCGAAACTTTGACTATTCCGAAAGATATGATCGGTGCGGTAATAGGTCCGGGCGGTAAAATTATTCAAGGAATTCAAGAAGCAACAGGAGCTGTTGTTACGATTGAAGAAGTGGATAATATCGGACGTATCGAGATTGCTGCACCTTGCCGGGAGTCTATCGATGCGGCTCTGTCCAGAATCAAAGGTATAGTGGCTGTTCCCGAAGAAGGGGAAGTTTATACCGGAAAAGTAAAATCGATTCTTGCTTTTGGTGCATTTATTGAGTTTATGCCGGGAAAAGACGGTTTGTTGCATATTTCGGAGATAAGCTGGGATCGCATTGAATCGATGGAACAGTCTGGAATTAAAGAAGGAGATGAGGTTACGGTTAAGTTGATCGAAATCGATAAAAAGACCGGAAAGTTCCGCCTTTCTATGAAAGCATTACAACCTCGTCCCGAACGTCAAGACAAACGTGACCGTTCGAAAAAAGAAAACAAAGATTAA
- a CDS encoding TlpA disulfide reductase family protein has product MKKYLYLLTVIVTFSACHRNDFTVTGNVSDAEGKTLYFEATQIDKIVTLDSIKLKSDGKFTFYAPKTEFPEFYRLRLDSSYIHFAIDSTETVTFQTSGKSFTDYSVEGSEENKQIQEVSKAGSLLKNEVDKILSNTGTSDSIRIANAKRLLNALDQYKKTTLPIIYGNPKSKAAYFAIFQQVNGNIIFDPFDKEDSKAIRAVANAYDVYYKGSHRAKQLYNMAIASLQAERQLKQPTLLEQAKEASLIDISLPDIKGKQQKLSDLKGKVVLLDFTAYQTDYSPEYNILLAKIYKQFRDKGFEIYQVSLDNNENFWKVSASNLPWICVRDEASIYSTVANLYNVKNLPSAFLIDRTGAIQKRIASIESISGEIQKLL; this is encoded by the coding sequence ATGAAAAAGTACCTTTATCTATTAACTGTTATCGTGACCTTTTCGGCTTGCCACCGCAATGATTTTACCGTAACGGGAAATGTTTCGGATGCAGAAGGAAAAACGCTCTATTTCGAAGCTACGCAAATCGACAAAATCGTCACTTTGGATTCTATAAAATTGAAGTCGGACGGAAAGTTCACATTCTATGCCCCGAAAACCGAATTCCCCGAATTTTACAGATTACGCCTCGACAGTTCATATATCCACTTTGCCATAGATTCTACAGAAACCGTCACTTTTCAGACATCCGGCAAATCTTTTACGGATTACTCTGTAGAAGGGTCGGAAGAAAATAAACAAATACAAGAAGTTTCTAAAGCAGGAAGTCTATTAAAAAATGAAGTTGATAAAATTTTAAGTAATACCGGAACTTCGGACAGCATCCGAATAGCAAACGCCAAAAGGTTATTAAACGCTCTCGATCAATACAAAAAAACGACCTTACCTATTATATACGGAAACCCCAAATCAAAAGCCGCTTATTTTGCCATTTTCCAGCAAGTTAACGGAAACATAATTTTCGATCCGTTCGACAAAGAAGACAGTAAAGCCATCCGTGCCGTAGCAAATGCGTACGATGTATATTATAAAGGCTCTCATCGAGCCAAGCAACTTTACAATATGGCCATAGCTTCTCTTCAAGCCGAACGACAACTAAAACAGCCGACTTTGTTAGAACAAGCAAAAGAGGCATCTCTGATAGATATATCGTTGCCTGACATCAAAGGGAAACAACAGAAGTTATCAGATCTGAAAGGAAAAGTTGTTTTACTCGATTTTACAGCTTATCAAACCGATTATTCACCGGAATATAATATCTTACTTGCCAAAATATATAAACAATTCAGAGACAAAGGATTTGAAATTTATCAAGTATCTTTAGACAATAATGAAAATTTCTGGAAAGTATCGGCATCAAATCTTCCATGGATATGCGTACGGGATGAGGCCAGCATCTACTCTACCGTAGCGAACTTATACAATGTAAAAAATCTTCCGAGCGCATTTCTTATCGACAGGACAGGTGCAATACAAAAACGGATAGCTTCAATAGAATCAATTTCAGGAGAGATTCAAAAACTCCTATAA
- the greA gene encoding transcription elongation factor GreA: protein MAIVYMTEEGYKKMLEEITFLETVKRPEISRQIAEARDKGDLSENAEYDAAKEAQGLLEMKIAQLKDKVANARMIDDTKLNTHTVQILNKVKIKNTKNNAVMQYMLVSESEANLKEGKIAVSTPIGKGLLGKKVGDIAEIQVPSGIMTFEIIDISI, encoded by the coding sequence ATGGCTATTGTTTATATGACCGAAGAAGGTTATAAAAAAATGCTTGAAGAGATTACTTTTCTCGAAACTGTAAAAAGGCCTGAAATATCAAGGCAAATCGCGGAAGCTCGTGATAAAGGCGACCTCTCGGAAAATGCGGAATATGATGCGGCAAAAGAGGCGCAAGGTCTATTGGAAATGAAAATCGCCCAATTAAAAGATAAAGTCGCAAATGCACGCATGATCGATGACACAAAACTGAACACTCATACCGTACAGATACTGAATAAGGTAAAAATAAAGAACACAAAAAATAACGCGGTTATGCAATATATGCTCGTATCGGAAAGCGAAGCAAATTTGAAAGAAGGAAAGATTGCCGTAAGCACACCGATAGGGAAAGGATTACTTGGAAAAAAAGTAGGAGATATTGCAGAAATACAAGTTCCATCAGGAATTATGACATTCGAAATTATCGATATATCGATTTAA
- a CDS encoding HIT family protein, translating to MPTIFSRIVAGEIPCYKIAEDEKYFAFLDINPLAEGHTLVIPKAEGDYIFDMSDEDYSGLTLFAKKVAKAIEKAIPCKRVGVAVMGLEVPHTHIHLIPINKETDMYFSKEKLKVSSEKMEKIAASIASKIK from the coding sequence ATGCCAACTATTTTCAGTCGTATCGTAGCAGGTGAGATTCCATGTTACAAAATTGCCGAAGACGAGAAATATTTTGCATTTCTCGATATCAATCCTTTAGCAGAAGGTCATACATTAGTCATTCCCAAGGCAGAAGGAGATTACATATTCGACATGTCAGACGAAGATTATTCAGGACTGACCTTATTTGCAAAGAAAGTTGCCAAGGCTATCGAAAAAGCGATTCCCTGTAAACGTGTAGGAGTAGCCGTTATGGGATTGGAAGTCCCGCATACCCACATTCATCTAATCCCTATTAACAAGGAAACAGACATGTACTTCTCAAAGGAGAAGTTAAAAGTATCTTCTGAAAAAATGGAAAAAATAGCAGCTTCTATCGCTTCAAAAATAAAATAG
- a CDS encoding DNA-3-methyladenine glycosylase I: MKDIINTRCGWAGTDELYIKYHDEEWGRLVTDDKTLFEFLVLESAQAGLAWITILRKREGYKKAFHHFDVEQVARMTSEDIEQLMQFDGIIRNRLKIKSTITNAKLFLTIQKEFGSFYNYILSFFPDKKPIINKFKSLSEIPVSSPESDAMSKDMKKRGFKFFGTTICYAYLQATGFINDHLTDCICRKNK, from the coding sequence ATGAAAGACATAATAAATACACGCTGTGGCTGGGCAGGAACAGATGAGCTATATATAAAATATCATGACGAAGAATGGGGCAGGCTTGTTACCGATGATAAAACATTATTTGAATTTCTGGTTCTTGAAAGTGCCCAAGCCGGATTGGCATGGATTACCATTCTCAGAAAACGAGAAGGATACAAAAAAGCTTTTCATCACTTTGACGTAGAACAAGTTGCACGCATGACTTCAGAAGACATAGAACAACTAATGCAATTTGACGGCATTATACGAAACCGTCTAAAAATCAAATCTACAATTACAAATGCAAAACTTTTTCTCACCATACAGAAAGAGTTCGGGAGCTTTTATAATTATATATTATCATTCTTCCCTGATAAAAAACCGATAATTAACAAATTCAAGTCATTAAGTGAAATACCCGTGTCGTCTCCCGAATCTGATGCAATGAGCAAAGACATGAAAAAACGGGGATTCAAATTCTTCGGAACTACTATTTGCTACGCTTATCTACAAGCGACAGGATTCATCAACGATCACCTGACAGACTGTATTTGTCGAAAAAATAAATAA